Below is a genomic region from Hyalangium minutum.
AACACCGCCGAGTTGCTGCGCCCCTACCGCGAGCGCTTCGTCCCCGAGCCCGAGGAGCGCACCGAGTCCCTCCGGCTCGAGGCCCAGGCCCTGCTGCCTGCCTTCAAGGCCCGCTTCGGCCGCAAGGGGCTCATGGAGCCGCTCACCTTCCTGGTGCGAGCGCCCTTCGAGACCCACCCCGAGGGCCAGGCCGTCGAGGAGAACCTCTGGCTGGAGGTGGTGGCCTGGGAAGAGGGCACCGTGGTGGGCAAGCTCGTGGATGGCGCCGTCCACACCACCGAGTGGCGCAAGGGCGCTCACGTGGAGGTGGATGAGGAGCACATCAACGCGCTCGCCATCAGCCACGAGGGCCGCACGCTGGACGAGGAAGAGATCCGCGCGCTGCTCATTGCCGAACGGCCCATGTAGGCTCCGCGCTCCATGCCAGCCCTGCTGCTGCTCTCCGGTCCCTCCGCCGGCCGCCGCTATGAGGTGGTTTCGGACGTCTCCATTGGCCGCAGCCCGTCGTGCGAGATCCAGCTCGACGACGACAAGGTGTCCCGGCGGCACGCCCACATCTTCTTGAGCGAAGGGCAGATGCGCGTCCGGGATCTGGGCTCGCGCAACGGCACGCTCGTCAACGGAGAGCGCCTCCAGGGCGAGGCGCGCTTGGTGCCCGGCGATCGCATCCAGGTGGGAGAGACGACCGCCCTCTACGAGCCGCTCACCCAGGCCGCCTTGACGGAGCAGGCGCCGCTCGATGCCCGCCATGTCCCCATCGCCGAGGTACTGCCGCACGTGGGGCCCGAGGCGGCTCTGCTGTCCGCTGGGGTGGCCCTGCTGGGCGCCACCAGCGAGGCCATGGTGCTGCGGCGGTTGGTGGACGAGGCCCTTCATGCCTTGAGCGCGGATCGGGCCGCGGCGCTGCTCGGAGGGCAGGGTGGGTTGCTCACCGCGGCGGTGTCAGGCACGGCCTCTGTGGAGGTTCCGCGCGTCATGGCGAGCCTGGCGCTGGAGCAGAAGGAGGTCGTTTCCACGGCCAATGCCCTCTGTGCTCCCTTGGTGGCCGCCGGAGGCATGCCGTTCGGACTGCTGTATGTGGCGTGTGATGAGCCGCGCTTCAGTGCGAAGGATGCGGGCATCGTGGCCGCGCTGGGGCGCATGGGCGGCGAGGCGTACACCGCCATGCACTCCCGGATGGAGGAAGAGCAGGCCCCCGTTCAGCTCGTCGGCACGTCCCGGCCGTTCCGCCGCATGGTGGAGCAGGCCCGGCGCGCGGCTGCCAGCGCCGCTCCCGTGGTCATCTCCGGCGCCCCCGGAAGTGGGAAGAGCCTCCTGGCCCGGTTCATCCATGTGCACTCCCCTCGGGCGCTGGGGCCGCTGGTGGCGGTGGACTGCCGTCTGCCGGGGCCTGCCGTGGAGGAGTTCCTCTTTGGCCGCGCGAGTGCTCCCGGGCTTCCGCCGCGCTCGTCCGCGCTCCTGCGCGCGGATGGAGGGACGCTGCTGCTCCAGCACGTGGAGGGGCTCTCGGGCGCCACGGTCGAGCGGCTGGTGCGGCTGCTCGCGCGCAAGGTGGCTCCGGCCCGGCAAGGAGGCGAGGAGCCTGTCAATCTGCGCCTCATCGCCACTGCGATCGAGCCCACGCAGCTCCTGGCCGCCAAGGGCGGGCTGGATCCCGCCCTGGCCATGGCGCTGTCCGGACTGGAGATCGAGGTGCCGCCCCTGCGCGAGCGCCGCGCCGATCTGAGCGCCTTGTTCGAGCACTTCGCCGCCCGGGGCGCCCAAGCCACCCGGAAGCCACCTCCGGTGCTCAGCCCGGGGGCCAAGCGCCTCCTCGTGGACTACGCGTGGCCACAGAACGTGAGCGAGCTGAAGCTGGTGGCAGAGCGGCTCGGGCGGCTGTACTCCGGCCGCGAGGTGCACGCGCTGCGCTTGCCTCCGGAGATCCAGGAGGGCTCGGCGGAGGCCAAGCCTCGCAGCCTGCAGGAGATGGTCGAACGCCTGGAGCGGGAGGCCATCGTCGAGGCGCTCCAGTCCGCGGGAGGCCGGAAGATCCGCGCGGCCGAGCAGCTCGGCATCAGCCGCCCCACGCTGGACAAGAAGATCGAGGAGTACGCCATCCAGTTGGAGAAGCCACGGCGGCGACAGTGAGGGCACCATCCCGCTTGTCCCCCCGTGCCCCCGCAGCGTAGATGCCCCCCATGAGCTTCCGTTACTCCGACGAGGTGCGTCGCGCCCTGGACACGAAGGCGCCGCTGGTGGCGCTCGAGACGAGCGTGGTGGCCCAAGGCCTGCCTTACCCGGACAACCTCCGCGCCGCGCGCGCCTGCGAGGAGGCCGTTCGCAGCGCCGGTGCCGTGCCCGCTCCCATCGCCGTGGTGGATGGCGAGGTGTGGATCGGTCTCGAGGAGGCCGCCATGCTCCGGCTCGCCGAGGGCAAGGAGAAGCTGATGAAGCTCGGCTCGCGCGATCTGCCCGTGGCCATCGCCTTGAAGGCCTCGGGGGGCACCACCGTGAGCGCCACCTGTGAGCTGGCCGCCGCCGCCGGCATCCGCGTCTTCGCCACCGGCGGCCTGGGCGGTGTCCACCGGGGCGTCAGCGAGCACTGGGACATCTCCCAGGACATTGGCGCGCTGGCCCGCTACCCCGTCGCCGTGGTGTGCGCCGGCGCCAAGTCCATCCTGGATCTGCCCAAGACGATGGAGGCCCTGGAGACCGCGAGCGTGCCCGTCATCGGCGTGCGCACCAGCGAGCTCCCATCCTTTTATAGCCGCAGCTCGGGCATGCCGCTGGAGCACCGGGTCGAGGACGCCGTCACGGCCGCTCGCATCGTCCGCGCCCGGGGCGAGCTGGGGCAGGGGGGGCTCGTCTTCGCGCTTCCGCCACCCGACGAGGCGGCCCTGCCTCGGGAGGACGTGGAGCGGCACATCGCCTCCGCGCTCGCCGAGGCCGAGCGCCAAAGTATTCGAGGCAAGGCCGTCACCCCGTTCCTGCTCGGGGACATGGCCCGGCGCACGGGAGGCCAGAGCCTGAAGGCCAACCTGGCCCTCCTGGCCAACAACTCGCGCTTCGCCGGAGAGCTTGCCGTCGCTTTGACGCGGGGATGACATGACCGGAGGGGCAGCTTCACGAAGCTGCTTTTGAGGTGGCATGCTCTAGGGAGGCCCCTGCATGCCAGCACCTTCCATTCCGGCGGATG
It encodes:
- a CDS encoding pseudouridine-5'-phosphate glycosidase, translated to MSFRYSDEVRRALDTKAPLVALETSVVAQGLPYPDNLRAARACEEAVRSAGAVPAPIAVVDGEVWIGLEEAAMLRLAEGKEKLMKLGSRDLPVAIALKASGGTTVSATCELAAAAGIRVFATGGLGGVHRGVSEHWDISQDIGALARYPVAVVCAGAKSILDLPKTMEALETASVPVIGVRTSELPSFYSRSSGMPLEHRVEDAVTAARIVRARGELGQGGLVFALPPPDEAALPREDVERHIASALAEAERQSIRGKAVTPFLLGDMARRTGGQSLKANLALLANNSRFAGELAVALTRG
- a CDS encoding sigma-54-dependent Fis family transcriptional regulator; the protein is MPALLLLSGPSAGRRYEVVSDVSIGRSPSCEIQLDDDKVSRRHAHIFLSEGQMRVRDLGSRNGTLVNGERLQGEARLVPGDRIQVGETTALYEPLTQAALTEQAPLDARHVPIAEVLPHVGPEAALLSAGVALLGATSEAMVLRRLVDEALHALSADRAAALLGGQGGLLTAAVSGTASVEVPRVMASLALEQKEVVSTANALCAPLVAAGGMPFGLLYVACDEPRFSAKDAGIVAALGRMGGEAYTAMHSRMEEEQAPVQLVGTSRPFRRMVEQARRAAASAAPVVISGAPGSGKSLLARFIHVHSPRALGPLVAVDCRLPGPAVEEFLFGRASAPGLPPRSSALLRADGGTLLLQHVEGLSGATVERLVRLLARKVAPARQGGEEPVNLRLIATAIEPTQLLAAKGGLDPALAMALSGLEIEVPPLRERRADLSALFEHFAARGAQATRKPPPVLSPGAKRLLVDYAWPQNVSELKLVAERLGRLYSGREVHALRLPPEIQEGSAEAKPRSLQEMVERLEREAIVEALQSAGGRKIRAAEQLGISRPTLDKKIEEYAIQLEKPRRRQ